The following are from one region of the Phycisphaeraceae bacterium genome:
- a CDS encoding tetratricopeptide repeat protein, with translation MAAGLSLPIATVVVSGAAQSAGGLGAPALSVGAGLLGFASTVWGDLLANRLQRGMDDADAERDRIFNHDLAKAVAGSIATLLEKIANDESLQERERAALRAVAKGAEGAWLAIVDRSPQGIEPLLEERIANVVVADPENPALGRYGDREMWLGVIRAMAAECGKDAASALGLGDGTQEPSRGATLAIDACHDGFARRFFDDLKHDFATKGQAFAAVHLRMLGEVLSLARNGAGADDRTRRQIDNLNEIVNGLIAGIVEANSERKAELRVITTGLIEIDARLKLLLDSSRTQGETLDRVESKVDRLLSNIPAQLAAILINRSHLSAASTDHAANQLGFTEEEIALARRARESTNAVTRAQALIVLGEHARAREELAKFERNAEEAAEGTAQYYTALGETFYFQERYGEAAERFERAYAMMRTPDRAIMLANALARTTSGNIHATRDRAIALYTEAIELPGAPAEQVARALSNRGVVHGQHGRVEQEIADYTRAIELPGAPAEQVARALYNRGFMHGRQGRVDEAIADYTRAIELPGAPAEQVARALYNRAITHGSQKRVEQEIADYTRAIELPGAPAEQVAGALVGRGVAHGRQGRVEQEIADYTRAIELPGAPAEQVARALSNRGFAHGSQGRVEQEIADYTRAIELPGAPAEQVATALSNRGFAHGSQGRVDEAIADYTRAIELPGAHAEQVARALSNRGAAHGRQGRVEQEIADYTRVIELPGAPTGMVAKALFNRGVLHGRQGRINDAVADCTRAIELPGAPAEQVAKALFGRGVAHGLQGRDDEAVADYTRAIELPGAPAAQVATALVNRGAAHGRQGRVEQEIADYTRAIELPGAPAEQVATAHYNRGVIHRQQGRLDEAITDYTRAIELPDAPVEMVARALYNRGVVRGRQGRDDEAVADYTRAIELPGAPAELVTRSHFLRGRILCTNGEKANGCSDLRRAAELARENGLSDLLGNVNRALLAAGCDD, from the coding sequence ATGGCCGCGGGCCTCTCGCTGCCCATCGCGACCGTTGTGGTCTCGGGGGCCGCGCAGTCCGCGGGCGGGCTCGGGGCGCCGGCGCTCTCGGTCGGCGCGGGGCTCCTCGGCTTCGCGTCCACGGTCTGGGGCGATCTGCTCGCGAACCGTCTGCAGCGCGGCATGGACGACGCCGACGCCGAGCGCGACCGCATCTTCAACCACGATCTGGCGAAGGCGGTCGCTGGCTCGATCGCGACGCTGCTCGAGAAGATCGCCAACGACGAGTCGCTGCAGGAGCGCGAGCGAGCCGCCCTGCGCGCGGTCGCGAAGGGCGCCGAGGGCGCGTGGCTCGCGATCGTGGACCGCTCGCCGCAGGGGATCGAGCCGCTCCTCGAAGAACGCATCGCCAATGTCGTCGTGGCCGACCCGGAGAACCCGGCGCTGGGCCGGTACGGCGATCGCGAGATGTGGCTCGGGGTGATCCGCGCGATGGCCGCGGAGTGCGGCAAGGACGCCGCGAGCGCGCTGGGGCTGGGCGACGGTACGCAGGAGCCGTCTCGAGGGGCCACACTGGCGATCGACGCGTGCCATGACGGCTTCGCGCGTCGGTTCTTTGACGACCTGAAGCACGACTTCGCGACGAAAGGGCAGGCGTTCGCGGCGGTGCACCTTCGCATGCTGGGGGAAGTCCTGTCGCTGGCGCGGAACGGCGCGGGCGCAGACGATCGAACACGACGCCAGATCGATAACCTCAACGAGATCGTCAACGGGCTGATAGCCGGCATCGTCGAGGCGAACTCCGAACGGAAAGCGGAGTTGAGGGTTATCACCACTGGCCTCATTGAGATCGACGCCCGTCTGAAGCTGCTCCTGGATTCCAGCCGCACGCAGGGAGAGACACTGGATCGTGTTGAATCGAAGGTGGACCGACTTCTGAGTAATATCCCCGCACAGCTCGCAGCGATTCTCATCAATCGTAGCCATCTGAGCGCCGCCAGCACGGATCATGCGGCCAACCAGCTCGGCTTCACGGAAGAGGAGATCGCCCTAGCGAGAAGAGCCCGGGAGTCCACGAACGCCGTCACGCGGGCGCAGGCGCTCATCGTTCTGGGGGAGCATGCCCGCGCGAGAGAGGAGCTCGCGAAGTTCGAGCGGAATGCGGAAGAGGCGGCGGAGGGTACGGCGCAGTACTACACCGCGCTGGGCGAGACTTTCTACTTTCAGGAGCGGTACGGCGAGGCGGCGGAGCGATTCGAGCGGGCATACGCGATGATGCGCACCCCGGATCGCGCGATCATGCTCGCGAACGCACTCGCGCGGACTACGAGCGGCAATATCCACGCGACGCGTGATCGTGCGATTGCCCTCTATACCGAGGCCATCGAACTCCCCGGCGCGCCCGCCGAACAGGTCGCCAGGGCCCTCTCCAACCGCGGCGTCGTGCACGGACAGCACGGACGCGTCGAGCAGGAGATCGCCGACTACACACGCGCCATCGAACTCCCCGGCGCGCCGGCGGAGCAGGTCGCCAGGGCCCTCTACAACCGCGGCTTCATGCACGGACGGCAGGGACGCGTCGACGAGGCCATCGCCGATTACACACGCGCCATCGAACTCCCCGGCGCCCCCGCTGAGCAGGTCGCCAGGGCCCTCTACAACCGTGCCATCACGCACGGCAGCCAGAAACGCGTCGAGCAGGAAATCGCCGACTACACACGAGCCATCGAACTCCCCGGCGCACCCGCGGAGCAGGTCGCCGGGGCCCTCGTCGGCCGCGGCGTCGCGCACGGACGGCAGGGACGCGTCGAGCAGGAGATCGCCGACTACACGCGAGCCATCGAACTCCCCGGCGCGCCCGCGGAGCAGGTCGCCAGGGCCCTCTCCAACCGCGGCTTCGCACACGGCAGCCAGGGACGCGTCGAGCAGGAAATCGCCGACTACACACGCGCCATCGAACTCCCCGGCGCGCCGGCGGAGCAGGTCGCCACGGCCCTCTCCAACCGCGGCTTCGCACACGGCAGCCAGGGACGCGTCGACGAGGCCATCGCCGACTACACACGAGCCATCGAACTCCCCGGCGCGCACGCGGAGCAGGTCGCCAGGGCCCTCTCCAACCGCGGCGCAGCTCACGGCCGGCAGGGACGCGTCGAGCAGGAAATCGCCGACTACACACGCGTCATCGAACTCCCCGGCGCGCCCACAGGGATGGTCGCCAAGGCCCTCTTCAACCGCGGCGTCTTGCACGGCCGGCAGGGACGAATCAACGACGCCGTCGCCGACTGCACACGCGCCATCGAACTCCCCGGCGCGCCCGCGGAGCAGGTCGCCAAGGCCCTCTTCGGCCGCGGCGTCGCGCACGGGCTGCAGGGACGCGACGACGAAGCCGTCGCCGACTACACACGCGCCATCGAACTCCCCGGCGCGCCCGCGGCGCAAGTCGCCACGGCACTCGTCAACCGCGGCGCAGCTCACGGCCGGCAGGGACGCGTCGAGCAGGAGATCGCCGACTACACACGCGCCATCGAACTCCCAGGCGCGCCCGCGGAGCAGGTCGCCACGGCCCACTACAACCGCGGCGTCATACACCGCCAGCAGGGCCGACTCGACGAAGCCATCACCGACTACACACGCGCCATCGAACTCCCCGATGCGCCCGTGGAGATGGTCGCCAGGGCCCTCTACAACCGCGGCGTCGTGCGCGGACGGCAGGGACGCGACGACGAGGCCGTCGCCGACTACACACGCGCCATCGAACTCCCAGGCGCGCCCGCGGAGTTGGTCACGAGGTCTCACTTTTTGCGCGGACGCATCCTCTGCACTAACGGTGAGAAAGCGAACGGCTGTTCCGACCTCCGTCGCGCTGCCGAGCTCGCTCGGGAGAACGGGTTGTCGGATCTGCTCGGGAATGTGAACCGGGCCCTGCTCGCCGCGGGCTGCGACGATTGA
- a CDS encoding serine/threonine protein kinase, with protein MNPERHLGLRQLFDAIADLSPEEREREALRLCPDDEPLRRDALALCAQADLAHDPLLDAPPPGLEDLLDSERPGEFIGPYRLVREAGEGGFGIVFEAEQSEPIRRRVALKLVKPGMDTRQVLARFNAERQTLARLDHPGIARVLDAGTTPRGRPYFLMDFIDGRPITDFSDARKASIPERIALFLQVCAAIEHAHQRGVIHRDLKPSNILVVDTGEGPSVRVIDFGIARALDAGSEARFTASGQFVGTPAYMSPEQRAGDANAIDTRADVYALGVTLYELLTGDRPFDPDPQRPAMGVAPDKPSTRFTKPGDDSTVAAAARGAEAREIARMLRGELDWIVLRAIEHDPARRYPSVGDLAADLRRYLNDEPVLARPPGRLYVARKFVARNRALASALAISLVVLVGAVIVSASFALSEARQRRTAQAALETAERERRAAIATSQFMTDGLIAAALPTQLGRDVKMRDAARFAAERLQESNALADAPEIDATVRLSIAATLTQLGEGETAIALASAAHGTRTTLFGERDPRTVEALIAAGHAYASIRRHPEALERYEKAHEILESLYGARDVRTLRVLQRIGSQHLDMAEDGPAEDALRRAVEGFERIRREHPKDLYHARRALYSLLSNMDRNDEARPIMLQTFEQVESLFGPDSLEMAIAEMSRGDFASEEGRPDEAIAHYTRAIEIRTRLLGPDHGVLTQSYSLRSYVKFQHERLESAYQDAREAARIAALAYGEDTFEAVLTYNNVLYMGMSVGAFEESEPYGLKAYRNASNTRVPPGAIAVNLVTFYENWEKTDPGKGHGAKADAYRTPASP; from the coding sequence ATGAACCCCGAGAGACACCTCGGCCTCCGTCAGCTCTTCGACGCCATTGCCGATCTCTCGCCCGAGGAACGCGAGCGCGAAGCGCTGCGGCTGTGCCCCGACGACGAGCCGCTCCGGCGCGACGCGCTCGCGCTCTGCGCACAGGCCGATCTTGCCCACGACCCCCTCCTCGACGCCCCGCCCCCGGGTCTCGAAGACCTTCTCGACAGCGAGAGGCCCGGCGAGTTCATCGGCCCCTACCGGCTCGTGCGCGAAGCGGGTGAGGGCGGTTTCGGCATCGTCTTCGAGGCCGAGCAGTCAGAGCCCATCCGGCGCCGGGTGGCCCTCAAACTCGTCAAGCCGGGCATGGACACGAGGCAGGTCCTCGCACGCTTCAACGCCGAACGCCAGACGCTCGCGCGGCTCGACCACCCCGGCATCGCGCGCGTGCTCGACGCCGGCACGACCCCGCGCGGGCGCCCGTACTTCCTGATGGACTTCATCGACGGGAGGCCCATCACCGACTTCAGCGACGCACGCAAGGCGTCTATCCCCGAACGCATCGCCCTCTTCCTGCAGGTCTGCGCCGCGATCGAGCACGCCCACCAGCGAGGCGTGATCCACCGCGATCTCAAACCAAGCAACATCCTCGTCGTCGACACCGGCGAGGGCCCGTCGGTGCGCGTGATCGACTTCGGCATCGCGAGGGCCCTCGACGCCGGGTCCGAGGCGCGCTTCACCGCGTCTGGACAGTTCGTCGGGACACCGGCGTACATGAGCCCCGAGCAGCGCGCCGGCGACGCGAACGCGATCGACACCCGCGCCGATGTCTACGCGCTGGGCGTCACGCTGTACGAACTCCTCACGGGCGATCGGCCCTTCGATCCCGACCCGCAGCGACCGGCGATGGGCGTCGCCCCCGACAAACCCAGCACGCGCTTCACCAAGCCGGGCGACGACTCGACGGTCGCGGCCGCGGCGCGCGGCGCCGAGGCGCGCGAGATCGCGCGCATGCTGCGTGGCGAGCTCGACTGGATCGTTCTGCGCGCGATCGAGCACGACCCGGCCCGTCGGTACCCCTCGGTCGGCGACCTCGCCGCCGATCTGCGCCGCTATCTCAACGACGAGCCGGTGCTGGCGCGCCCGCCCGGCCGCTTGTATGTCGCGCGGAAGTTCGTCGCTCGAAACCGCGCCCTGGCCTCTGCGCTGGCGATATCGCTGGTCGTGCTGGTCGGCGCCGTCATCGTCTCGGCCTCGTTCGCGCTGTCCGAGGCCCGCCAGCGCCGGACCGCGCAGGCGGCGCTCGAGACCGCCGAGCGCGAACGCCGGGCCGCGATCGCCACCAGCCAGTTCATGACCGATGGCCTCATCGCGGCGGCGCTGCCAACCCAGCTCGGGCGCGATGTCAAGATGCGCGACGCCGCCCGATTCGCGGCGGAGCGGCTCCAGGAATCGAACGCCCTCGCCGACGCGCCCGAGATCGACGCGACGGTCCGGCTGTCCATCGCCGCGACGCTGACCCAACTCGGCGAGGGTGAAACAGCGATCGCGCTCGCCAGCGCGGCGCACGGCACGCGCACCACACTCTTCGGAGAACGCGACCCGCGCACCGTCGAGGCGCTCATCGCGGCCGGGCACGCCTACGCGTCCATACGCCGGCATCCCGAGGCCCTCGAACGCTACGAGAAAGCGCACGAGATTCTCGAATCACTCTACGGAGCGCGCGATGTCCGAACGCTGCGCGTGCTTCAGCGCATCGGCTCACAGCATCTCGACATGGCGGAGGACGGCCCCGCCGAAGACGCGCTCCGGCGCGCCGTCGAGGGGTTCGAGCGCATCAGGCGCGAGCACCCCAAAGACCTTTACCACGCCCGGCGAGCTCTGTACTCACTCCTGAGCAACATGGATCGAAACGACGAAGCGCGTCCGATCATGCTCCAGACCTTCGAGCAGGTCGAGTCGCTCTTTGGCCCTGATTCACTCGAGATGGCGATCGCCGAGATGTCCCGGGGCGACTTCGCGAGCGAAGAGGGACGCCCCGACGAGGCGATCGCCCACTACACCCGGGCCATCGAGATCCGCACCCGGCTCCTCGGGCCCGACCACGGCGTGCTGACCCAGTCGTACAGCCTCCGCTCGTATGTCAAGTTCCAGCACGAGCGGCTCGAGAGCGCGTATCAGGACGCGCGCGAAGCCGCACGCATCGCCGCGCTCGCCTACGGCGAGGACACGTTCGAAGCGGTGCTCACCTACAACAACGTCCTCTATATGGGCATGAGCGTCGGCGCGTTCGAGGAAAGCGAACCGTACGGACTCAAGGCCTACCGGAACGCGTCCAACACCCGCGTCCCACCAGGAGCCATCGCCGTCAATCTCGTGACGTTCTACGAGAATTGGGAGAAGACCGACCCCGGCAAAGGGCACGGCGCGAAGGCCGACGCCTACCGGACCCCGGCTTCCCCGTAG
- the der gene encoding ribosome biogenesis GTPase Der, giving the protein MSLTRVAIVGRPNVGKSSLLNLLARQRVSIVDPTPGVTRDRVSALVDIDLREPERPARLVEFVDTGGYGVYVAEGARFDDSGQDLTKLTMPIEMQIAEALRSADLVLFVIDAQAGPTAIDYDIARMLREKTFHRSGVHGEDLAKMVRPDQKIVVVANKVDGEGWEPHALEAAALGFGEPLVISTASNYRRRDFLERLYDLLPPEREDQPDPTEHADMRLAIIGKRNAGKSSLVNALAGEQRVIVSEIAGATRDAIDVRFERDGMTFLAIDTAGVRKRKSLADQVEWFAYSRAKGAIERADVAIFMIDATLPISKVDKQLSLEVQRNFKPCVIVVNKWDLVAGRPNKQGREITTEDYSDYIEKELLGLAHCPIIFTSAKAATEAPGKGNVWSAVEVAFELYEQAKKRVTTGELNRVFREVVETHTPPSKLGKRLKLLYVAQVGTLPPTIALVVNIPEMITAQYERYLLNQIRERLPFEEVPVRLLIRGRRRLSLAELAKQRAGGQRARMSVEEIDPSEFYEVDLTEGYEEEIEALPDDDFGDDD; this is encoded by the coding sequence ATGTCCCTCACGCGTGTCGCAATCGTCGGCCGACCCAACGTCGGCAAGTCGTCGCTCCTCAACCTGCTCGCCAGGCAGCGGGTGTCGATCGTCGACCCGACGCCCGGCGTCACGCGCGACCGCGTCTCGGCGCTCGTCGACATCGACCTGCGCGAGCCCGAGCGCCCGGCGCGCCTCGTCGAGTTCGTCGACACCGGCGGCTACGGCGTCTATGTCGCCGAGGGCGCCCGCTTCGACGACTCCGGGCAGGACCTGACCAAACTCACCATGCCCATCGAGATGCAGATCGCCGAGGCACTGCGCAGCGCAGACCTCGTCCTCTTCGTCATCGACGCCCAGGCCGGACCCACCGCGATCGACTACGACATCGCGCGCATGCTCCGCGAGAAGACCTTCCACCGCTCCGGCGTTCACGGCGAGGACCTCGCGAAGATGGTCCGCCCCGACCAGAAGATCGTCGTCGTCGCCAACAAGGTCGACGGCGAGGGCTGGGAGCCCCACGCCCTCGAAGCCGCCGCCCTCGGCTTCGGAGAGCCCCTGGTCATCTCGACCGCCAGCAACTATCGCCGGCGCGATTTCCTCGAGCGCCTCTACGACCTGCTGCCCCCCGAGCGCGAGGACCAGCCCGACCCAACCGAGCACGCCGACATGCGCCTCGCCATCATCGGCAAGCGCAACGCCGGCAAGTCCAGTCTCGTCAACGCCCTCGCCGGCGAGCAGCGCGTCATCGTCTCCGAGATCGCCGGCGCCACCCGCGACGCGATCGACGTCCGCTTCGAGCGCGACGGCATGACCTTCCTCGCCATCGACACCGCCGGCGTGCGCAAGCGCAAGAGTCTCGCCGATCAGGTCGAGTGGTTCGCCTACTCACGCGCCAAGGGCGCGATCGAGCGGGCCGACGTCGCGATCTTCATGATCGACGCGACCCTGCCGATCTCCAAGGTCGACAAGCAGTTGTCGCTCGAGGTGCAGCGCAACTTCAAGCCCTGCGTGATCGTCGTGAACAAGTGGGACCTCGTCGCCGGCCGACCGAACAAGCAGGGGCGCGAGATCACCACCGAGGACTACAGCGACTACATCGAGAAAGAGCTCCTCGGCCTCGCGCACTGCCCCATCATCTTCACCAGCGCCAAGGCCGCGACCGAGGCCCCCGGCAAGGGCAACGTCTGGTCCGCCGTCGAGGTCGCCTTCGAGCTCTACGAGCAGGCGAAGAAGCGCGTCACCACCGGCGAGCTCAACCGTGTCTTCCGCGAGGTCGTCGAGACCCACACGCCCCCCAGCAAGCTCGGCAAGCGCCTGAAACTGCTGTACGTCGCGCAGGTCGGGACGCTGCCCCCCACGATCGCCCTCGTCGTCAACATCCCCGAGATGATCACGGCGCAGTACGAGCGCTACCTGCTCAACCAGATCCGCGAGCGACTGCCCTTCGAAGAGGTCCCCGTCCGACTGCTCATCCGCGGCAGGCGCCGCCTCTCCCTCGCCGAACTCGCCAAGCAGCGCGCCGGCGGCCAGCGCGCCCGGATGTCCGTCGAAGAGATCGACCCCTCCGAGTTCTACGAGGTCGACCTCACCGAGGGCTACGAGGAAGAGATCGAAGCCCTCCCCGACGACGACTTCGGCGACGACGACTGA
- a CDS encoding sigma-70 family RNA polymerase sigma factor, with translation MSERDDITQMLNEGPLASERLFPLLYNELRALAASRLRRLPPGATLQPTMLVHEAYVKLVRDENMTWEGRAHFFGAAASAMRDILVDRARRRASRKHGGGRDRLPLDSRVLGIEVGGGASDEDLLALDEALTRLGALDERQARVVTLMYYAGLTHQQIAEMLQVSVRTIERDWRFARAWLANEIKRGDDEP, from the coding sequence ATGAGCGAACGCGACGACATCACGCAGATGCTCAACGAGGGCCCGCTGGCCTCCGAGCGACTGTTCCCGCTTCTCTACAACGAGCTGCGCGCGCTCGCCGCGTCTCGCCTTCGCCGGCTGCCGCCGGGCGCGACGCTCCAGCCGACGATGCTCGTGCATGAGGCGTATGTCAAGCTGGTGCGCGACGAGAACATGACATGGGAGGGGCGCGCCCATTTCTTCGGGGCCGCTGCCAGCGCGATGCGCGACATCCTCGTCGATCGCGCGAGACGGCGCGCCTCGCGCAAGCACGGGGGCGGGCGCGACCGGCTCCCGCTCGATTCGCGTGTGCTGGGGATCGAGGTGGGCGGGGGCGCTTCCGACGAGGATCTCCTCGCGCTCGACGAGGCGCTCACGCGCCTGGGCGCCCTCGACGAGCGCCAGGCCCGCGTCGTGACCCTCATGTACTACGCCGGGCTGACCCACCAGCAGATCGCGGAGATGCTCCAGGTCTCCGTGCGCACCATCGAACGCGACTGGCGCTTCGCGCGCGCCTGGCTCGCCAACGAGATCAAGCGGGGCGACGACGAGCCATGA
- a CDS encoding response regulator: MTTSARNNGSQGGNGGHASDEDLRGKQVFTTGEAARVCNVSQQTIIRCFDSGRLTGFRVPGSKFRRIPRAELIRFMKENDIPLDRLGGERRRVLIVDDDPQILELLAETLSRDARFEVRTASTGYDAGMLTEAFRPDLVILDFMLPDINGDIVCRRIREHDALNSTRIICISGVVNRDEVDKLLDAGADEFIKKPFNIQQFVNRVNGLLKL; encoded by the coding sequence ATGACGACCAGTGCACGCAACAACGGCAGCCAGGGCGGCAACGGGGGGCACGCGTCCGACGAGGACCTGCGCGGCAAGCAGGTCTTCACCACCGGCGAAGCGGCGCGCGTCTGCAATGTCAGCCAGCAGACCATCATCCGCTGCTTCGACAGCGGGCGCCTCACCGGCTTTCGCGTGCCGGGCTCGAAGTTCCGGCGCATCCCGCGCGCCGAACTCATCCGGTTCATGAAAGAGAACGACATCCCCCTCGACCGCCTGGGCGGCGAGCGCCGGCGCGTTCTCATCGTCGACGACGACCCGCAGATCCTCGAGTTGCTCGCCGAGACGCTGTCGCGCGACGCGCGGTTCGAGGTGCGCACCGCGTCCACCGGCTACGACGCCGGCATGCTCACCGAGGCGTTCCGTCCCGATCTTGTCATCCTCGACTTTATGCTGCCGGACATCAACGGCGACATCGTCTGCCGACGCATCCGCGAGCACGACGCGCTCAACAGCACGCGCATCATCTGCATCTCGGGCGTGGTCAATCGCGACGAGGTCGACAAACTCCTCGACGCCGGCGCCGACGAGTTCATCAAGAAGCCGTTCAACATCCAGCAGTTCGTGAACCGGGTGAACGGCCTGCTCAAGCTCTGA
- a CDS encoding HDOD domain-containing protein yields the protein MAQHSREHAADTRHPGGAPRGSHGANGDLSRQLEKVLERIDSLPTLSSVAQRVIAISTAADADMRQIAQIIESDPSLTARLLALCRRADRGLSNQIVSVERAVVLLGFETVRAATLGVEVFDLLNTRKTPEPHEPGEKPAFDRAAFWRFCVGVACAAELLAGEARRPGSPRPAEAFTCGLLHGVGLIALDMVIPKTLTRVVDLAERKRITVAEASRSVIGFDHHTAGKRLAERWGLPQILQDVMWLHGLPPEGAVETAHRGVIGLVDGAISVAKRLHIGWSADYAPPPDPAGVCAPIGVAPAALERVLSRVHERVADRVAILGLDETPTERLLLESLSRANAALDRARAGAVARAGGAEAMARAMQSIAALHAAPAEELRGESLAGAIARSAAVALGAGDACVVFCRDKSVCEPGATVWLGARHCVAMSPAGRVLEVDPGVPHDIDRALHAVRADSPALTCDACAWATGALDDPASARVIALHGRRTVGMVVYTPGADPAGEPTPRAALDGLAAWWAGLLDAEADRADATGLHERVVDASRRLAEAQAKIVEAESLVRLAEVAAGAAHEMNNPLTVISGRAQQLAQSAREPRDRATAEAIDAAAQKLSDLVTSLRLYADPPKPRLGPVALREALDRATRLGAEKAKTPGGAKPEVRVLVEHLPGMPVLDGVQLTEAVSELVANAMEAEGCSTVIVRAAAEAPDGRLVITVADDGPGLSEKALRHAFDPFFSEKKAGRQQGLGLARARRLLGLNGGDLLLRNRDEGGVLASIVFAEVGRIFPGRSHQSAA from the coding sequence TTGGCGCAGCACTCGCGAGAACACGCGGCAGACACGCGGCACCCCGGGGGGGCGCCGCGGGGCTCTCACGGCGCCAACGGTGATCTCTCGCGTCAGCTCGAGAAGGTGCTCGAGCGGATCGACTCGCTGCCCACGCTGTCGTCGGTCGCGCAGCGCGTCATCGCGATCTCGACCGCCGCCGACGCGGACATGCGCCAGATCGCGCAGATCATCGAGAGCGACCCGTCGCTGACGGCGCGCCTGCTGGCGCTGTGCCGTCGCGCCGACCGGGGGTTGTCGAACCAGATCGTCTCGGTCGAGCGCGCCGTCGTGCTGCTTGGCTTCGAAACGGTTCGTGCCGCGACGCTGGGGGTCGAGGTCTTCGACCTGCTCAACACGCGTAAGACGCCCGAGCCCCACGAGCCGGGAGAGAAACCGGCGTTCGATCGCGCCGCGTTCTGGCGGTTCTGCGTCGGTGTCGCGTGCGCCGCGGAGCTGCTCGCCGGCGAGGCGCGCCGCCCGGGTTCGCCAAGGCCGGCGGAGGCGTTCACCTGCGGCCTGCTGCACGGGGTGGGGCTGATCGCGCTGGACATGGTGATCCCCAAGACGCTGACGCGCGTCGTCGACCTGGCGGAGCGCAAGCGGATCACGGTCGCCGAGGCGTCGCGCAGCGTGATCGGGTTCGACCACCACACCGCGGGGAAGCGTCTGGCCGAGCGCTGGGGCCTGCCGCAGATCCTGCAGGACGTGATGTGGCTGCACGGGCTCCCGCCCGAGGGCGCGGTCGAGACGGCGCACCGAGGGGTGATCGGGCTCGTGGACGGCGCGATCAGCGTGGCGAAGCGTCTGCACATCGGGTGGAGCGCCGACTACGCGCCGCCTCCCGATCCGGCGGGCGTGTGCGCCCCGATCGGCGTCGCGCCGGCGGCGCTGGAGCGTGTGCTGTCGCGCGTGCACGAGCGGGTCGCGGACCGCGTCGCGATCCTTGGTCTGGACGAGACACCCACCGAGCGGCTGCTGCTGGAATCGCTGTCGCGCGCCAACGCGGCGCTCGACCGGGCGAGGGCCGGCGCGGTCGCGAGAGCCGGCGGCGCAGAGGCGATGGCTCGTGCCATGCAGTCGATCGCCGCGCTGCACGCGGCCCCTGCGGAAGAACTCCGTGGCGAGTCGCTGGCGGGCGCGATCGCGCGCAGCGCCGCGGTTGCGCTCGGCGCGGGCGACGCCTGCGTCGTGTTCTGCCGCGATAAATCGGTCTGCGAGCCGGGCGCGACGGTCTGGCTGGGTGCGCGGCACTGCGTCGCGATGTCGCCCGCCGGTCGCGTGCTCGAGGTCGACCCCGGCGTTCCGCACGACATCGATCGCGCGCTGCACGCGGTCCGCGCGGACTCGCCGGCGCTGACCTGCGACGCGTGCGCCTGGGCGACGGGCGCGCTCGACGACCCGGCGTCGGCGCGGGTGATCGCGCTGCACGGGCGGCGCACCGTGGGGATGGTCGTCTACACGCCCGGCGCCGACCCGGCGGGCGAGCCGACGCCGCGCGCCGCGCTCGACGGGCTGGCGGCGTGGTGGGCCGGGCTGCTCGACGCCGAGGCGGACCGCGCCGACGCGACGGGGCTGCACGAGCGCGTGGTGGACGCAAGCAGGCGCCTGGCGGAGGCGCAGGCGAAGATCGTCGAAGCGGAATCGCTGGTGCGTCTGGCGGAGGTCGCCGCCGGCGCCGCCCACGAGATGAACAACCCGCTGACGGTGATCTCGGGGCGCGCGCAGCAGTTGGCGCAGTCGGCGCGCGAGCCGCGCGACCGGGCGACGGCGGAGGCGATCGACGCCGCCGCGCAGAAGCTGAGCGATCTGGTGACGAGTCTGCGTCTGTACGCCGACCCGCCCAAGCCGCGCCTGGGCCCGGTGGCGCTGCGCGAGGCGCTGGACCGCGCGACGCGCCTTGGCGCCGAGAAGGCGAAGACCCCGGGCGGCGCGAAGCCCGAGGTGCGCGTGCTGGTGGAGCACCTGCCGGGCATGCCCGTGCTGGACGGGGTCCAGCTGACCGAAGCGGTCTCCGAACTGGTGGCGAACGCGATGGAGGCCGAGGGGTGTTCGACGGTCATCGTCCGGGCGGCGGCCGAGGCGCCGGACGGGCGCCTGGTGATCACGGTCGCCGACGACGGGCCGGGGCTGTCCGAGAAGGCCCTGCGCCACGCGTTCGACCCGTTCTTCTCCGAGAAAAAAGCCGGTCGCCAGCAAGGGCTGGGGCTGGCGCGCGCCCGGCGCCTCCTGGGGCTCAACGGGGGGGACCTGCTGCTTCGCAACCGGGACGAGGGGGGCGTGCTCGCCTCGATCGTCTTCGCGGAAGTCGGGCGCATCTTCCCCGGGCGCTCGCATCAGTCGGCGGCGTGA